In the Paraburkholderia acidisoli genome, CGATTGTTTTCGAGCAGCACGTGCGCGCTCGCGATCAGTTGACGCGCCTTCTCCAGGTCGTCCGCCCGTTTCAGGTCGAGGGTCACCGAGCGCTTGTTGCGGTTGAGCGCCGCGAAATTTTCGCTGTAGCCCTCGCTGAGCGGCGGCCAGGCGCGCAACGTATCGCCACCGGCAGGATGCTCCACCTTGATGACGTCCGCGCCCATGTCGGCGAGCAACATGCCGCAATACGGGCCCGCCGCGACGTTGCAGAACTCGACCACGCGAATGCCTTCCAGCGGCAAGTTCATGGGTTACCCCACTCGACGTTCATAGGAATCCTTATGATAGGGAAAAGACGATGCCTGCCCGAAAGACGATGCTGCGAGATTTACCGCGCTTAGAAACGGTGCCGCAAGCCCACGGTCACGGCGATCTGCGTCGAGTTGGAGGACGGCGCGTCGAGCGTGATCTGCGCGACGTTATGCGACCCGCTGGCGATTTCATAGGCCGCGGCGAAATACACGTCGGTGCGTTTCGAAAAGAGGTAGTCGTTGCCCACCCCGAACTGCCACCAATGCAGCGGCGTCGTCCCCGCGCCGGTGCGCAGTTCGGCGTTCGAGTATTTCGCCATCACGCCCAGCGTGTCCGCCACCGAGAGGTCGTAGCTGGAGCTGAGTTCGAACGAGTTGATGTCGAAGCGTCCCGCCGACGTGTTGAAGCCTGGCGTCTTCGCGCCCGCGATCGTCATGCCGCCGATCCACGTGCGTGACGCCACCGCGCCGAACGCCAGCGCGCCCGGTTTGTACAGGAAGCCACCCGCGAGCACCTGCTGCTTGCCGATGGCCACCGTCGCACTGGACGACGCGCCCGAGGCGTTGCTGTCCAGTTGCTTGAACCACAGCGGAAACGCGCCGGGGTAATCGCCATAGGTCGCGCCCGACGTATTGGAAGCCGCATTCGGCGCGCTCAGGTTCGCATACCCGATGGCCGCGCGCAGGCCGCCGTGCTGGTACTTCAGCGCGGCGCCGAACTCGCGGTTGTTGGCGAAACCCTGCCCGGCCTCCGAGGCGGCCTGATTGCTGAACGCGTATTGCACGCTATAGGTCAAACCGTAGTAGTCCGGACTTTCGTAAGTCACGGCGTTATTGAAACGCACCGAGCCGCCGAGCATGTTCAGGTCGAACGGATCGGTCATCAGCGAAG is a window encoding:
- a CDS encoding porin is translated as MSAALAGTAVFGMNCAFAQSSVTLYGIVDTGLMYVNNQHGASNWEMTSGKLSGSRFGLRGEEDLGGGYQALFVLENGFSGPTGALQQGSRLFGRQAYVGVSGKSLGRLTLGRQYSPYELYVGYLSAGIRWGTSLMTDPFDLNMLGGSVRFNNAVTYESPDYYGLTYSVQYAFSNQAASEAGQGFANNREFGAALKYQHGGLRAAIGYANLSAPNAASNTSGATYGDYPGAFPLWFKQLDSNASGASSSATVAIGKQQVLAGGFLYKPGALAFGAVASRTWIGGMTIAGAKTPGFNTSAGRFDINSFELSSSYDLSVADTLGVMAKYSNAELRTGAGTTPLHWWQFGVGNDYLFSKRTDVYFAAAYEIASGSHNVAQITLDAPSSNSTQIAVTVGLRHRF